The Malus sylvestris chromosome 12, drMalSylv7.2, whole genome shotgun sequence genome contains a region encoding:
- the LOC126592480 gene encoding sulfite exporter TauE/SafE family protein 4-like — MATRGLVLYLLSSFSVAVFSVFFISHQYDSYSPQIGLSNSLSSNLSHFSTTDKTWPELKFSWRLVLATVIGFLGSACGTVGGVGGGGIFVPMLTLIVGFDTKSAAALSKCMIMGASASSVWYNLRVPHPTKEVPIIDYDLALLFQPMLMLGITLGVALSVVFPYWLITVLIIILFLGTSSRSCFKGAEMWKEETILKKEYARQQEATVSSRGELLIDAQYESLLPREEKSMMQILMFNLRWERVLVLVALWVLFLLLQILKNDVTACSTWYWVLFCLQFPIALGVFGYESVKLCKEYKKRMSAGNTESICEASIAWTPIHIAFCALCGILGGTVGGLLGSGGGFVLGPLLLEIGVIPQVASATATFVMTFSASLSVVEFYLLKRFPIPYAIYLTSVSILAGFWGQFLVRRVVSILKRASIIVFILSSVIFASAITMGVIGIKMSLQMISNHEFMGFLDFCNSQ; from the exons ATGGCTACAAGAGGCTTAGTGCTCTATCTTCTCTCAAGTTTCTCTGTGGCTGTCTTCTCTGTGTTCTTCATCTCTCACCAATATGATTCCTACTCTCCCCAAATCGGCCTTTCCAATTCTCTCAGTTCCAATCTCTCCCACTTCTCCACCACCGATAAAACGTGGCct GAATTGAAGTTCAGTTGGAGGCTTGTGCTGGCAACAGTGATTGGATTTCTGGGTTCGGCATGTGGGACGGTGGGAGGAGTAGGAGGGGGTGGAATATTTGTTCCTATGCTTACTTTGATTGTTGGATTTGATACCAAGTCTGCTGCTGCCCTCTCTAAAT GTATGATAATGGGGGCATCAGCATCATCAGTGTGGTACAATCTGAGAGTGCCTCATCCAACAAAAGAAGTGCCAATCATAGACTATGATTTGGCCCTTCTCTTTCAGCCCATGCTCATGCTTGGCATCACCTTGGGTGTTGCTCTCAGTGTCGTCTTCCCCTACTGGCTCATCACTGTCCTCATCATCATTCTCTTCCTCG GTACTTCATCAAGGTCTTGTTTTAAGGGGGCTGAGATGTGGAAGGAAGAGACTATTTTAAAG AAAGAATATGCAAGGCAGCAAGAAGCTACAGTGAGCTCTCGGGGCGAAC TTCTAATTGATGCACAGTACGAGTCATTACTTCCAAGAGAAGAGAAGTCAATGATG CAAATACTGATGTTCAACCTTAGATGGGAAAGAGTGTTGGTGCTGGTAGCTTTATGGGTTCTTTTCCTACTTCTTCAAATCCTCAAG AATGATGTAACTGCTTGCAGTACATGGTATTGGGTCCTCTTCTGCTTACAG tTTCCCATAGCACTTGGAGTGTTTGGATATGAATCGGTGAAGCTGTGTAAAGAGTACAAGAAGAGAATGAGCGCAGGGAACACAGAGTCAATATGCGAGGCTTCGATCGCATGGACTCCAATTCACATTGCATTCTGTGCTCTATGTGGAATCTTGGGAGGCACTGTTGGGGGCTTACTTGGATCAGGTGGAGGTTTCGTTCTTGGCCCTCTCCTGCTTGAGATAGGTGTCATCCCACAG GTTGCTAGTGCAACCGCCACATTCGTGATGACATTCTCGGCATCATTATCGGTCGTGGAGTTCTACTTGCTCAAGAGGTTTCCAATTCCATATG CTATATACCTCACAAGTGTTTCGATCTTGGCTGGCTTCTGGGGACAGTTCCTTGTACGAAGAGTTGTCTCGATTCTAAAGAGAGCATCAATCATCGTATTCATCCTCTCTAGTGTCATCTTTGCTAGCGCTATCACAATGg gtGTAATCGGCATCAAGATGAGCCTCCAAATGATATCAAATCACGAGTTTATGGGATTCTTGGACTTCTGCAACAGTCAGTGA
- the LOC126592481 gene encoding uncharacterized protein LOC126592481, whose protein sequence is MDELTRHIQDDIPWCILFADDIVLIDETQEGVNAKLNLWREVLESKGLRLSRSKTEYMECKFSANGGQNELGVRIGDQEIPKSDRFRYLGSILQKNGELDGDLNHRIQAGWMKWKSASGVLCDRRMPLKLKGKFYRTAIRPAMLYGTECWAVKHQHVHKMGVAEMRMLRWMCGHTRKDKIRNEDIRGKVEVVEIEGKMRENRLRWFGHVQRRPTDVPIRRCDYGTEVQGRRGRGRPRKTLEETLRKDLEYLDLTKDMTQDRAQWRSKIHIADPTQ, encoded by the coding sequence atggatgagttaacacgacatattcaagatgatattccttggtgtattcttttcgcagacgatatagttttgatagatgaaactcaggaaggggtaaatgcaaagcttaacctttggagagaagtgttggaatctaaaggtcttcgcctaagccgatcaaagacagaatatatggagtgcaagttcagtgcaaatggaggccaaaacgagttaggggtgaggatcggagatcaagaaataccaaagagcgaccgttttcgttacctaggatctatcttgcaaaagaacggagaattagatggagatctcaaccatagaatacaagctggatggatgaagtggaagagtgcatccggcgtgttgtgtgaccgccgtatgccactgaagctcaagggaaaattttataggacggcaataaggccggcgatgctgtatggcacagaatgttgggcggtgaaacatcaacacgtacacaaaatgggtgtagcggagatgaggatgcttcgttggatgtgtgggcacacgagaaaggataagattaggaatgaggatatccggggtaaagtagaagtagtcgaaattgaaggaaagatgagagaaaatcggttacggtggtttggacatgtgcaaagaaggcctactgacgttccgattagaagatgcgactatgggacagaggttcagggccgaaggggtagaggaagacctaggaaaactttggaagagactctaagaaaagacttagagtacttagatctaacgaaggacatgacacaggatcgagcacaatggcgttctaagattcatatagccgatcccactcagtga